In the genome of Tropicibacter oceani, one region contains:
- a CDS encoding GcvT family protein, which produces MKTTTRVVVIGGGVVGASVLYHLTKLGWSDVMLVERSELTSGSTWHAAGGFHTLNGDTNMAALQGYTIRLYRELEEITGMSCGLHHVGGITLADNQERFDMLLAERAKHRYMGLETEIVGPEEIAKLAPIVNLDGIIGALYDPLDGHLDPSGTTHAYAKAARMGGAEIVTHCHVKETTQRPDGTWNVVTDKGTIHTEHVVNAGGLWAREVGAMAGVYLPLHPMEHQYIVTDETPEIYERDSEHPHVMDPAGESYLRQEGRGLCIGFYEQPCRPWAVGGTPWNFGHELLPDDFDKIEESIEFAYKRFPVLERAGVKSVIHGPFTFAPDGNPLVGPIPGLRGYWSACGVMAGFSQGGGVGLMLAQWMIKGECERDTAAMDVARFGDWISPGYTLPKVIENYQKRFSVSYPNEELPAARPNRTTPMYDIFDGMGAVWGAQYGLEVVNYFAEGDEPRYETPSFRRSNAFDATAREVKAVRQAVGINEVHNFGKYRVTGPNARDWLDRIMAGRIPAPGRLALNPMLAPSGRIIGDFTVSCLDDQTFQLTASYGAQAYHMRWFLQHQESGVTIENVSDKLNGFQIAGPKARDVLAACTRDAVDLNFMDIRKMTVGMTNCLVQRVSYTGDLGYEIFCDPMAQRQLWQTLWQAGQPHGMKPFGMRAMMSLRLDKFFGSWGAEFSPDYTSAETGLDRFIAWKKPAQFIGRAAAEAERASPPARVSVAFAVQAEDADVQAYEPVWIDGAVVGFCTSGGYSHHAQQSIALALVPRDMARPGLEAEIEILGKRRKAKMLTQPLFDPDGARMRG; this is translated from the coding sequence ATGAAAACCACCACCCGTGTTGTCGTGATCGGAGGCGGCGTTGTCGGCGCCTCGGTCCTGTATCACCTGACGAAACTGGGCTGGTCCGATGTCATGCTGGTGGAACGGTCCGAGCTGACCTCGGGCAGCACATGGCACGCGGCGGGCGGGTTCCACACGCTGAACGGCGACACCAACATGGCGGCGCTTCAGGGCTATACCATTCGCCTTTACCGAGAACTCGAAGAAATCACCGGGATGAGCTGCGGGCTGCATCATGTTGGTGGCATTACGCTTGCCGACAACCAGGAACGGTTCGATATGCTGTTGGCCGAACGCGCCAAGCACCGCTACATGGGCCTTGAGACCGAAATCGTCGGCCCCGAGGAAATCGCCAAGCTGGCGCCGATCGTGAACCTCGATGGCATCATCGGCGCGCTTTACGATCCTTTGGACGGGCATCTTGATCCGTCGGGAACCACCCACGCCTATGCCAAGGCCGCGCGCATGGGCGGTGCGGAAATCGTCACCCATTGTCACGTGAAGGAAACCACGCAACGTCCTGATGGCACTTGGAATGTCGTGACCGACAAGGGCACGATCCATACCGAACACGTGGTCAATGCAGGCGGGCTTTGGGCGCGCGAAGTCGGGGCCATGGCCGGTGTCTACCTGCCGCTGCACCCGATGGAACACCAGTATATCGTCACCGACGAAACGCCCGAGATCTACGAGCGGGACAGCGAGCACCCCCATGTCATGGACCCGGCTGGCGAAAGCTATCTGCGGCAGGAGGGGCGCGGCCTGTGCATCGGGTTCTATGAACAGCCCTGCCGGCCCTGGGCGGTGGGCGGCACGCCGTGGAATTTCGGCCACGAGTTGCTGCCAGATGACTTTGACAAGATCGAGGAAAGCATTGAATTTGCTTACAAACGCTTTCCGGTTCTGGAACGTGCCGGGGTGAAATCGGTGATCCACGGGCCGTTCACCTTTGCCCCCGATGGCAACCCGCTGGTCGGTCCGATCCCCGGCCTGCGCGGCTATTGGAGCGCCTGCGGCGTCATGGCCGGGTTCAGCCAGGGGGGCGGCGTGGGGCTGATGCTGGCGCAATGGATGATCAAAGGCGAATGCGAACGTGACACCGCTGCGATGGACGTGGCGCGCTTTGGCGATTGGATCAGCCCGGGCTATACCCTGCCCAAGGTCATCGAGAACTATCAAAAACGCTTTTCCGTCAGCTATCCGAACGAAGAACTGCCCGCCGCGCGGCCCAACCGCACGACCCCGATGTATGACATTTTTGACGGCATGGGCGCGGTCTGGGGTGCGCAATACGGGCTTGAGGTGGTCAACTACTTCGCCGAGGGCGATGAGCCGCGCTATGAAACCCCGTCTTTCCGGCGCTCAAACGCCTTTGACGCCACCGCGCGCGAGGTCAAGGCCGTCCGACAAGCCGTTGGAATCAATGAGGTTCACAACTTTGGCAAATACCGGGTCACTGGCCCGAACGCCCGTGATTGGCTGGACCGGATCATGGCCGGCCGCATCCCCGCGCCGGGGCGTCTGGCGCTGAACCCGATGCTGGCGCCATCGGGGCGGATCATCGGGGATTTCACCGTGTCCTGCCTGGATGACCAGACCTTTCAGCTGACCGCCAGCTATGGCGCGCAGGCCTATCACATGCGCTGGTTCCTGCAACATCAAGAAAGCGGCGTAACCATCGAAAATGTCAGCGATAAACTGAACGGCTTTCAGATCGCGGGCCCCAAGGCGCGCGACGTTCTGGCCGCCTGCACAAGGGATGCGGTCGATCTGAACTTCATGGATATCCGCAAGATGACGGTGGGCATGACCAACTGCCTTGTGCAACGCGTCAGCTATACCGGCGATCTGGGCTACGAGATTTTCTGCGATCCGATGGCGCAGCGGCAGCTGTGGCAGACGCTGTGGCAGGCGGGCCAGCCGCACGGCATGAAACCCTTTGGCATGCGCGCGATGATGAGCCTGCGGCTGGACAAGTTCTTTGGCTCTTGGGGGGCGGAATTCAGCCCCGATTATACCAGCGCCGAAACCGGTCTGGATCGGTTCATTGCCTGGAAAAAGCCCGCCCAGTTCATCGGACGCGCCGCCGCCGAGGCCGAGCGCGCAAGCCCGCCCGCCCGTGTTTCGGTCGCCTTTGCGGTGCAGGCCGAGGACGCGGATGTGCAGGCCTATGAACCCGTCTGGATTGATGGCGCGGTGGTGGGCTTTTGCACCTCGGGCGGGTATTCGCACCATGCGCAGCAGTCGATTGCCCTTGCCCTGGTCCCGCGCGACATGGCCCGACCGGGGCTGGAGGCCGAGATCGAAATCCTTGGAAAACGGCGCAAAGCCAAGATGTTGACCCAGCCACTGTTTGATCCTGATGGGGCGCGGATGCGGGGCTGA
- a CDS encoding GcvT family protein, with protein MRTHAQAVVIGGGVIGCSILYHLTKLGWSDVVLLERNELTSGSTWHAAANIHGLHDSTNISRLQHYTMTLYKELEAETGQGCGVFQPGSLYLAQTVEREHQLRLQEAKARLYKMNFHEVSRDEAERLHPLVNFDGIRCIMYEPDGGNVDPSGVTAAYAAGARARGAEIHRFTPVTATKQQPDGTWIVRTDKGDIHTPWVVNAAGLWGREVAKLAGLTLPLQPTEHQYFVTETIAEVAALGRRLPSVADRDGEYYLRQEGQGLLIGAYERDVRLWAEQGTPLDFAHDLFPDDLDRIEDNMMRAIDRVPVVGTSGIKRVINGPMIWSPDANVLMGPVPELRGYFCCNGIIPGFSQSGGMGLMAAQWIIEGEMQYDMFAWDVARFGDWADDKFTKARVKDQYAHRFKIHFPGEERAAGRPARVRPVYPQQKDMGAVFGLNFGWEHPAYFDAETPDSAGFTRQPWWNSVGREARNLRENAGIIDISNFAKYRVTGPGAEDWLNALFANRMPRAVGKSCLTPLISKRGGIAGDFTVTRLAQDEFWVIGSGMAERYHQRFFNAVPLPEGTEVASMTTQYCGFNVAGPRSREMLQRLTNASLATPDFPFMASQRIVLGGVEVIALRVSFTGDLGWELHCRTEDQAQLYGALLEAGQAVGAGPVGSRALMSLRIEKGYGSWSREYSPEYWPQEVGLDRLCKLDKDFLNKDNLLAVKDYPPRENLVILHLDEEAVKASNADASGGEPIFHEGQGVGRVTSGGYGYSVGKSLALGYIKSGTAKPGDDVTVMVLGRPHKARILSVPPFDPEGKRLRA; from the coding sequence ATGCGCACCCATGCTCAGGCGGTCGTCATCGGTGGCGGCGTCATCGGATGTTCCATCCTGTACCACCTGACCAAGCTGGGCTGGTCCGATGTGGTCCTGTTGGAACGCAACGAATTGACCAGCGGCAGCACATGGCACGCAGCCGCCAACATCCACGGGTTGCACGACAGCACCAATATCAGCCGCCTTCAGCACTACACGATGACCCTGTACAAGGAGCTTGAGGCCGAGACCGGGCAGGGTTGCGGCGTGTTCCAGCCTGGGTCCCTGTACCTGGCGCAGACTGTTGAGCGGGAACACCAGCTGCGCCTGCAAGAGGCCAAGGCCCGGCTGTACAAGATGAATTTCCACGAGGTCAGCCGCGACGAGGCCGAGCGGCTGCATCCGCTGGTCAATTTCGACGGCATTCGCTGCATCATGTATGAACCCGACGGCGGCAATGTCGATCCCAGCGGCGTGACGGCGGCCTATGCCGCGGGCGCGCGGGCGCGCGGGGCGGAAATCCATCGCTTTACCCCCGTGACAGCGACCAAGCAGCAGCCCGATGGCACGTGGATCGTGCGCACCGACAAGGGAGACATCCACACGCCCTGGGTGGTGAATGCCGCCGGTTTGTGGGGGCGCGAGGTGGCGAAATTGGCGGGGCTGACCCTGCCGCTGCAACCGACCGAGCATCAGTACTTCGTGACCGAAACCATTGCCGAGGTCGCGGCGCTGGGGCGGCGGCTGCCGTCGGTCGCGGATCGCGATGGCGAATATTACCTGCGGCAGGAAGGTCAGGGCCTGTTGATCGGCGCCTATGAACGTGACGTGCGGCTTTGGGCCGAACAGGGCACGCCGCTGGATTTCGCCCATGATCTGTTTCCCGACGATCTGGACCGGATCGAAGACAACATGATGCGCGCCATCGACCGGGTGCCGGTGGTGGGCACTTCGGGTATCAAAAGGGTCATAAATGGGCCGATGATCTGGTCTCCGGATGCCAATGTGCTGATGGGGCCGGTGCCGGAACTGCGCGGATATTTCTGCTGCAACGGCATCATTCCGGGGTTCAGCCAGTCGGGCGGCATGGGGCTGATGGCGGCGCAATGGATCATCGAAGGCGAAATGCAGTACGACATGTTCGCCTGGGACGTGGCGCGATTTGGCGATTGGGCGGATGACAAATTCACCAAGGCGCGGGTCAAGGACCAGTATGCGCACCGCTTCAAGATCCACTTTCCCGGAGAGGAACGCGCGGCGGGCCGTCCGGCGCGTGTGCGCCCGGTGTATCCGCAGCAAAAGGACATGGGCGCGGTCTTTGGCCTGAATTTCGGCTGGGAACACCCGGCCTATTTCGACGCCGAGACGCCCGACAGCGCCGGGTTTACGCGCCAGCCCTGGTGGAACAGCGTCGGGCGCGAGGCGCGCAATCTGCGCGAAAACGCCGGGATCATCGACATTTCGAACTTTGCCAAATACCGCGTCACCGGGCCTGGGGCCGAGGATTGGCTGAACGCGCTTTTCGCCAACCGGATGCCGCGCGCGGTGGGCAAATCCTGCCTGACGCCGCTGATTTCCAAACGCGGCGGGATCGCCGGGGATTTTACCGTGACCCGGTTGGCGCAGGACGAATTCTGGGTCATCGGATCAGGCATGGCCGAGCGGTATCACCAGCGGTTTTTCAACGCCGTGCCGCTTCCCGAGGGGACCGAGGTTGCCTCGATGACCACGCAATATTGCGGCTTTAACGTCGCGGGGCCGCGTTCGCGCGAGATGTTGCAGCGGCTGACCAATGCATCGCTGGCGACGCCCGATTTCCCCTTTATGGCCAGTCAACGGATCGTGCTGGGCGGGGTCGAGGTGATCGCGCTGCGGGTATCGTTCACCGGCGATCTGGGCTGGGAATTGCACTGCAGGACCGAGGATCAGGCGCAGCTGTATGGCGCGTTGCTGGAGGCAGGGCAAGCGGTGGGCGCAGGCCCGGTGGGCAGCCGGGCCTTGATGAGCCTGCGGATCGAAAAGGGCTATGGATCGTGGAGCCGCGAATACAGCCCCGAATACTGGCCGCAAGAGGTGGGGCTGGACCGGCTGTGCAAGCTGGACAAGGATTTCCTGAACAAGGACAATCTGTTGGCGGTCAAAGATTACCCGCCACGCGAGAATTTGGTCATTCTTCACCTTGATGAAGAGGCGGTTAAGGCCTCAAACGCCGATGCCAGCGGAGGAGAGCCGATTTTCCATGAAGGTCAGGGGGTTGGCCGCGTCACTTCCGGTGGATACGGGTACAGTGTCGGCAAAAGCCTGGCGCTGGGGTATATCAAATCGGGCACGGCAAAACCCGGCGACGACGTCACCGTCATGGTCCTTGGCCGCCCGCACAAGGCGCGCATCCTGTCCGTGCCGCCCTTTGATCCCGAAGGCAAACGCCTGCGCGCCTGA